In Bacteroidia bacterium, a single genomic region encodes these proteins:
- a CDS encoding STAS domain-containing protein, which produces MNIKTTVDDNVVIIKPIGEVDAYSSIDLDNAVAYVVKNYEQPLIVLDGSELTYISSAGIGVFITYLEPIRRKKGEMIFANLRREVLYVFTVLGLDKLVIITETVSQAKERLNHVKESI; this is translated from the coding sequence ATGAACATCAAAACTACGGTTGATGATAATGTAGTGATTATCAAGCCGATAGGAGAAGTAGACGCGTACTCTTCTATTGATTTAGACAATGCGGTAGCTTATGTAGTAAAAAATTATGAGCAACCTCTCATCGTTCTTGATGGAAGTGAGCTCACTTATATTTCTAGTGCAGGCATAGGAGTTTTTATCACTTATTTAGAACCTATTCGTAGAAAAAAAGGTGAGATGATATTTGCTAATTTACGTAGGGAAGTACTGTACGTATTTACAGTTTTAGGGCTGGACAAATTGGTCATTATTACTGAAACAGTTTCACAAGCAAAGGAGAGATTAAATCATGTCAAAGAAAGTATTTAG